GCTCTTTATCAAAAACTGATACCGAAGCAAATAAGATAAGACTTATAAACAAACCGTTTAATATACAATCTTTAATATGCTTTAAATATTTGATCATCGAAAGCAAATATATAACATTTTTCTGAAGTAAAAAAAAGTCCGACAATTTATTCGGCTTACCACGAGAAAAATGAATACTATGTTGAAATTACGCTCCTGCCTGAGCTCAAATTATTTTATTCCTTACTTGCTCTTGCAATTATCATTTAAAATCAACACTTTTACACATAATTTGACCGAAAACTTGATATTGACTAAAAATATTTGCCAACACAAAAATAAACCACATTAAAACGTGGTTTATTCAAATCGTTGGGCACAACCCCCCTACTAAAAAATTCAGTTGAATATTTTAGCTAACGAGGGAAGAAAAAGAGAAGAATGAATACAAAACCGAAAAGCTATAAGCAGCTAATAATCAGCAACTAAACTTTGACCTTAGTTGGAAGCCAAAAAGTCACTAAATACACTTAAGTAGTGAAATGTTAATAGTTAAGTATATGTTTAGCTTTTATCTGCCAATATATTAATAGTTAAAATATTTTACTATCTTTGCACTAACTTATAGAATATTGAGAGTTATATAGACTTTATTTATTTAACTACTTATATTTTAATATTTAAATTTGACAAAATGGATAATTGGTTGTTTTTAACAGAACAGGAGATATTAAAAGAAATAGGCAAAAGGCTTAAAAAAATACGACTCCAACACAACCTTACTCAAAAAGAATTGAGTGAAGATGTTGGATTAAGTGTTTCAACAATTAGCCTGATAGAACAAGGGAAATCCACTACGGTTGAAAGTCTGATAAGGATTTTAATGAGATTAAATCGAATAAAAGATTTTGAATCAGTATTTAGAGTAGGAGAAAACCTGGAACTTAAATTAAAATTTGAAAAAGCGAAATTAAAATCAGAAAGAAAACGAGCATCTAAAAAAATAAAATAACCATGATAGTAGAAGTTATGTTGCATGGTCAATTATTAGGAACGACAGAATGGAATGCTGATAAAAAAGGTTCTACTTTTCAATATAATAACGAAATAGTTAAAGTCATAGAACCTTCTCCGATTATAATGCCAACAGAAGAAAGAATATTTGAAACAAACAGAGACCATATCAACTTTCACAATTTACCTTATTTATTATCTGATTCAATGCCGGATGATTTTGGTAATGTCATGATGAAAGAATGGCTTAAACAAAGAGATTTGTCCATTGATGACATCAATCCGGTTGACAGACTAACTTATGTGGGCAAAAGAGGAATGGGAGCATTGGAGTATATACCTGTTAATCACAGAGAAGATGATAATGGCCTTGTTGATATTAGTGAAATATATGACGTTGCAAAAAGCGTTTTAGAAAATAAGAAAGAAACGTCCTTTTCTGATTTGGACAAAGATAGTCTTACTGAAATATTGAGAATAGGCACATCCGCTGGAGGGGCGAGGGCTAAAGCTTTGATTGCCGTTAAAAGAGATCAAAACAAAAAAATTGAAGAAATAAGACCCGGCGACATCATACAACCAAAAGGCTATTCATATTGGTTACTGAAAATAGACGGAGTAAATGAACAAAACTTGGGAGAAAGTGAAGGTATGGGCAAAATAGAATTTGCTTATTACAAATTAGCAAAAGAAGCCGGAATTGAAATATCAGAAAGTACTTTATATGAAGAAAATGGTAGATTTCACTTTTTAACAAAACGATTTGACCGCACAGATAATGGTGAAAAAATTCATATGCAAACATTCAGTGCTTTAGCAGGCATAGATTACAAAATTCAAAAAGCCGGCAATTATGAAACTTTGTTCAGGGTTATGAAAAGGCTTCAACTTTCATACAAACAATATGAACAGCAATATAGACGTATGTTGTTCAATGTCGTTGCAAGAAATCATGATGATCATGTAAAGAACTTCTCATTCTTAATGAATAAGGATGGAAATTGGCAAATATCTCCGGCATATGACATTTGTTTTTCATATAGTCCGGGTGGAACATGGACTAATGTACATCAATCATCAATTAATGGTAAATACGATAATTTTACTAAATACGATTTATTAGACTTTGCTAAAAAATTTGGAATCAAAAAAGCCAATGCGATTTTAGAAGAAGTTGTATCAGCAGTGAATCAATGGTCTAAAATAGCAAAAGAAATTGATATACCTCAAGAAAAAACACAATACATTAATAAGCATTTAAGAACTAAAGATTTTTATTAGATAAGGAAAAAGGCCGATGCCCAACAAAAAACATAGTGAATTTGGCAGATAGTGCTAATAATGAAGATGACAGCAATAAAGAAAAATTGGCGGAAGATACTTTAAAGCAATCTGCAAAAACCTACACTCTGCCGCTGATGATAGAAAGCGGAATGAAAGAAGCGGAACAAACAGATATTTTTAATTTGATACCCGGTAATGAAGTTGAAAATCAGTTAAAAACACTTTTACAATCGCAGTTTACTGAGAGTATGTTCAGCAATTTGAAATTTACTGTTATCGGAAAACTTCCCTTGCAAAGTAAAAATGCACAGTTTTACATTCTCAAAGAAGAGTTTTCTCATGCCGTTCTTCATTGGAAAGTTTATCATCTTATTTCAATAAAATACAATAAGAAATATGTATGAAATAATACTTGATGAAGGAACAATATCTAAAATGAATTTAGATTAACACTTAAAAGACGATTTAAACATTTAAAGTGTTTAAAAAACAATACAATTTGTTTATTTATTATTTTCGGTAATTATATAGTATAATTTATAAATCAATAATTCTGTAAATATTTTTCAGGTTTTTTCCAATATCAACCGTTCTTTTATATTTGTTAATTAGCTGAATAATAATATAATACACATGATTACCACAAGCTTTAACTTAATCAGGTTTTAATAAATAAAAAAGTCTGCATAATTGCCGGTAAAAAGAAAATCTAATGATGTTTTATGCTCTTTCGGATTTTTATAATCCGAAAGAAAACTGTTAAGGATTTATAATCCGATATTTTTATTGAAAGATTGATATAAAATACCAAATTTTTTCTTCAAAAAAAATAAAATTTTTTCTGACTCATTTTTATTTTCAGAAATAATTAATTTTTTTAATTGAAAATATTCTGATAAATTTTTTTTGTTATCGGAATTATCAATAAAATTTGCTAAATGATAAGTAAGAATAATTTTATCATGCCACAGACCGAGTTCAGAAGCAGAAATTTTCAGTTCGCTGAGTATTGGAATTTTTTCAATATCATTTTGAACCCCCAATAAAAAATTTATCTCTTTAAATTTAATTCGAAATTTATGTATTGATCTTTCATCATGCACAATTTCTAAAAAATCAGAAACCTCAATTATTTTTTTCTTTACATATAAATTGATTCTGCGATTTATTTGTGTGTTAACATTCTGACGTTTAAGCCATTCAATATAATCAAATGAAGTTTTAAATGCAGCATTTTTAATTTCTTTAACAAGCACAATAAAACCGCCAACACTTTCATTTTCAAGAAATTTAAAATATAAAAGCAAATCATTATAACCGGAACTGTCTGTTTTGTATTGATTAATTAATTCGGTCATTACATGAGAATCCCTGATACCTGCTGCACTCTTAAATATTTTACGAAGATATTTAAAACCCGTTTCAAAACCGGATGTATCGGAAAACAGCTCTTTAAACATCTTTGAAAGAGAACGAATTTTTTTAACCGCAACCCGCATTTCATGTATAGCCTCAATACCAATTGTTTTTTCTGCAATTTCAAGTTGAGAAAAGAACATTTGTGTTTGTTCAATATAGGCTGACAGATATTTAGAATACATAATGCAAAGTTACAATCTCTTGCATAAAAATCGGTTATTTTTCAATATAAAAACCAGCCCTCTTTGAAGGCGGTTGTTTACTTTATTTATGATATAATGTTTATTTTAAGTAACATTGAACTTTGAGACTACTCCGAAAAGGTGCAAAGCAACTAATTCTGAAAAAACCCAACAATACAACAGGCTTATTGTCAACCAATTAAAGAAGTTGCTATGCACCTTTTTTTGCAAGATATTACTTCTCGGAAGTGACTCAACTTTACAACTTTGAACTTTATAACTACTTTTTTTCAGCAAATTCAACATAAAACAAATCATCATACTTTCGGTTAACTTTATCAGATAAATATTTAGCAAAATATATATCTCTTGATTTTAATTCAGCACCGGAAGCACAAGTAAACAGATCATCTAAAAGAAAACGATTAAAAATAATTTTCTTTATCCTGAGCCCGTATATATGTGCAGCCTTATCTAAATTAATAATATATTGTGCCGTATTCTCAAAATCAATTATTATATCCTTGTTTAATTTTGATCTGCCGTTTTTATCAAAACGAATAAACATACGAAGCAAACCTGTTCTGTAATAATATTTCAGAGCTGTATTTTTTTTCAATAAAGGAGTCATAAAATTAACGGAATGTCCGTTTTTTCGACTGTGATCAGGGATAATTTTTCCAGCTTTTCGTCTTGAGCTTTTTAGTATTTTGAAATTTGCCCCTTTACAATTTTGTTCAGAAAAATGAAAGGCTTCAACTATGGTATTATGAACTTTGCATCCGGTATATGCTCTGCCGTATATGTGGTAGCTCAAAGTACCGTAAAATTTGTAATTTTCTCCTCTGAAAGGCAACTTATAAGCTATCATCGAAACATAACTATTGTTTGATTCAATAAAAATTTCAGGTTCATCGGGATTATAACTTAACTGTGATAAAATATTTCCTGAAAAAAGAAAGGATAGTAAAACGGCCGTAAAAACTTGTGCCGCAAGCTCTCTGAATTTTTTCATAATACAGAATTACTTAATAAACAAATAATTAATATAAATTTAACCTGCATTATTCATGCGTTTTTTCTTTGTCGGAATTGAGGCGACAAACCTTGAAGCTGTATATTAATACTGCGAAAGGTTTGCAACGATAAGTCCGGCAAAGAAAAAATGCACCTTTGGTAAAAACTTTAAAAAATCAGTTTTTATTAAAGAGATGCGTAAAAATTTGATAATCTGCAATATAACTGATTTTTTAAAATTTTTATGAATAATGCAGGTTAAAAGTAAACTGTATTACATATGATAAATTTAAATTTTCAGCGTTTTTAGCGGAAAAGACAGTATATACTATCTTCTATATGCTTTAACAAATTCAGAGTAATTTTATTATAGCATTTAAGCATTATTTTTTAACTCATAAAATACGCAACATAACCGGATATATATTAAACCTAATCAGTAACAACCTGAACCACAGAGCTATCAATCCATTTCGCAATCAAACTGCTGTTAAAAGTTATATCCGCAATAACATATATATTACTTTTGAAAGCTTCTGAATATTCAGCTTTTTCAACCATCACATAACCGTCAATATAATTTGAATGTAAAAAATATAATTCATTGTTTTTCACATAAATATATCCGACATGACAGCTTAAACCCACAAAATATAAACCGTCTTTAAGTTTGTTTTTCATTTTTGTAAAAACAGACTCAAGCTCTGAGGCATATCCAAGCCGGTAAATTAACAAATCATCTTTACTCTCTAATGTTTCAGCTTCATTCATTCCTCCTTGTTGTGCCAATTTATACCTGTTGATATTTAAGCCCGTGTGTTTTAAGGTCGTGGAAACAAAATATCCGCAAGCAATAACGCCGTCGTTAGGTTTATTTGTATAGCCGTTAAAATCCCAAACTGTACCGTACCAATGAGGAACTATTTGGTTTAAAAGAGCTTTTGTAAAATACTTACTTGCATCATTGATAATTGAATCCCTTTTTAAATCGTCTTTTATAGTTGTAAGTTCATTATAATATTGCAAACGCCTGCTGCTTATTTTTGATTTTGAATTTGCATAACTATCTGTCGGAGAAAACTGTAAGCCAATTTCAGAAGAATCAATAACACTTTTATTGTCGTTAATTTCAAGGACAAGCTTGGTATCCGAAATTGAAACAGAATCTTTTAATGACGAATTTTGTGCTTTGTTTTCCTCATTACAAGAAGAAATCAGTAAAACAAACGGAAATATAAACAGAAAAAATCTCATAATACAAATAAGGTTCTAATTTGTGTCTGTCCGGAAAGTCAGGGTTTAACTAATTTTGCAAATATGTATAAGTTTTAATATCTTTAAATAATTGATAATTAACCCGATGCCCCAACCAAGCCGAAAACATTTTTTCCGTTTATGATGCGAAGCTTTACTTGCCACTGACAATTAATCTGATATTCAGGTGTTTTGACGATATAAAAAACCTCAAAAGAATCTTCATCAGTTTGATTGATACCGGTAAAATCTAAAATTGTAACAGTTTCAAAATTAAGAACTTTAAAACCTTTGCCGTTTGTTTGTCGTCCTGCAAAAAACTCATTAAAAAACTGATCTGTTCGACATTCTAACATTTCATCATGTTGTTCTTGCTTGTACACTTTGTCCATTAGGTTCAACATACCGGTCTTGTTATGGCTTTTTGCTGTTGTTTCAAAATCAAGCAAAAATTGATTTAACTCTTTCGAGATTTTAAATTTTTCTCCCGATGAATTGATTTTTTGAATGCTTGAGCAGGAAAAAATAAGAATAATTGCAAAAATTAAGTAAAGATGTTTCATCTGTTTAAAATTTAGTTATATCATAAATTTTCGTGAAATTAAAAAATTCTGAATCCGAAAAACCACCCATATGACTGTAATGATGAAAACGTTCTAAAAAGACAATCTTATCATTTTTACGAAATGCAGAAATAAAAATTATTTGGCCACCGCTTGCCATTGCCGATATATCTGTTTGAGATACAGTATAAATAATATCACCATCTGCAGTTAAAGCAGCCTCAGCAAAACAATCTGCATTATCATTTTCTGACAAAACACGTTTACAGCTCCCTTTAATTGAAATATTTTCCGGCTTTAGAACAAGAGAATTGTCTTTACTGAAAAGAAGTGCTTTCGGCTTATTCTCTATATTGAGGTTTTTACTTAAAAAGTATTCCTTAGCAAATTCAAGATTATGTTCCGATTCATCAAATGACAAGCAGTCTTCATCATTGCTGACAGATTGATAAATATGAAAAATTTCATCATAAGTTTGTGAGTTTAAATCATATACACCCAAAATAACTCCCGCAAACGGATGTTTTTCCATACCTGAATAATGACAATTTACAGGAGCATCTGTTAAATCTCCGGAAGCTTCATGATAATACCCTAATATTTCATAAACATGTTTAAAGGCAACCAAACCTTTATCAAAGTTAATATCAAGAACAATAAATTCAAGAGTTTTTATTTTCGACTCATAAGCCTGAAAATCAAAGGGTCTTACATTGTCATTTTGAGAATTACCGGAGGTAAAAGCTAATAAAAAAATGAAAAAAATAAAATATCTCATCATGAAAAATTTTAATTACTGTATGAAGTTATTAAATTTATTTAAAAATATACAAAATTGCCGGGAAATATCCAAAAATAACAGAGGATTATTATAAATGTAATTGAAAAAAGGATCAAAAATTAAGAATTTTTATTGCTTGAATATAGGAATTACTAACTTGATAAGACGATAATATCGGCTCCCGACAATAAATATTAGTTGTGGTTTAAAACAAATGTGATTCTTGTATTAACCTTTAAGTTACAACCGCTAAAAGGTAGCTTTGAAAGATTTGCTTTTTAGCGGTTTGTACCGCTTAAAAGCTACTTTCAATACAAATATCACATTTGTTTTAAACAACAGCCTAAATATTTTGCGTTACTTGATATTGTTATGAACTTCCATTAAAAAATTCAATAGTTTTTATAACTTTGATTTCTTACATTTGTCTGATCAGCTAAATTTTTAATATGTTATTATTTTCAAACATAAAAACAATTATTTTGACATTTATTATAATGATTTTATGTTTATTTATCGGACAATCTTCAATTACAGGGCAAACCTCAAATAATCAAATTAGTAATACACAGCAAACAATTGACAGTCTTAAAAATATTTTGAAAACAGCAAGCGAAAAAGAAAAGCCTGCTGTCCTTAACAAGTTAGCTGATACCTATATAGGAATATCCCCAAAAAAAAGCAAGAAATATGCTGATACAGCACTAAAACTGGCAAAAAAAAACGTTGATAAAAAGCAGGAAGCAAAAGCTTTAATAAATCTTGGTGTAGTATCTTATTACAAGAGCAATTATGATAAATCATTGGAATATTACAAGGAAGCATTACAAATACTGGAGGAATCAGGAGAAAAAAAAGAGACAGCAGATATATATAATAGGATCGGACTTGTTTACAAAAGCCGGGGGAATTATGAAAAAGCAATTGAATATTATAACAGTTCTCTTGAAATAAGTCAAAAGATTGGTAATAAACAAGGAATTGCGACAACACAAAATAATATTGGAACTGTTTATAAAAATTGTGGAGATTATGAAAAAGCGATTGAATTTTTTAATAATTCTCTCGAAATAAGTCAAAAGATTGGTGACAAAAAGGGAATTGCAAGAATACTGAATAATATCGGGCTTGTTTATTATAACTGGGGTAA
Above is a genomic segment from Bacteroidales bacterium containing:
- a CDS encoding helix-turn-helix domain-containing protein encodes the protein MDNWLFLTEQEILKEIGKRLKKIRLQHNLTQKELSEDVGLSVSTISLIEQGKSTTVESLIRILMRLNRIKDFESVFRVGENLELKLKFEKAKLKSERKRASKKIK
- a CDS encoding type II toxin-antitoxin system HipA family toxin, giving the protein MIVEVMLHGQLLGTTEWNADKKGSTFQYNNEIVKVIEPSPIIMPTEERIFETNRDHINFHNLPYLLSDSMPDDFGNVMMKEWLKQRDLSIDDINPVDRLTYVGKRGMGALEYIPVNHREDDNGLVDISEIYDVAKSVLENKKETSFSDLDKDSLTEILRIGTSAGGARAKALIAVKRDQNKKIEEIRPGDIIQPKGYSYWLLKIDGVNEQNLGESEGMGKIEFAYYKLAKEAGIEISESTLYEENGRFHFLTKRFDRTDNGEKIHMQTFSALAGIDYKIQKAGNYETLFRVMKRLQLSYKQYEQQYRRMLFNVVARNHDDHVKNFSFLMNKDGNWQISPAYDICFSYSPGGTWTNVHQSSINGKYDNFTKYDLLDFAKKFGIKKANAILEEVVSAVNQWSKIAKEIDIPQEKTQYINKHLRTKDFY
- a CDS encoding CHAD domain-containing protein codes for the protein MYSKYLSAYIEQTQMFFSQLEIAEKTIGIEAIHEMRVAVKKIRSLSKMFKELFSDTSGFETGFKYLRKIFKSAAGIRDSHVMTELINQYKTDSSGYNDLLLYFKFLENESVGGFIVLVKEIKNAAFKTSFDYIEWLKRQNVNTQINRRINLYVKKKIIEVSDFLEIVHDERSIHKFRIKFKEINFLLGVQNDIEKIPILSELKISASELGLWHDKIILTYHLANFIDNSDNKKNLSEYFQLKKLIISENKNESEKILFFLKKKFGILYQSFNKNIGL